In Camelus bactrianus isolate YW-2024 breed Bactrian camel chromosome 28, ASM4877302v1, whole genome shotgun sequence, a single window of DNA contains:
- the KCNIP3 gene encoding calsenilin isoform X3, with amino-acid sequence MGIQGMELCAMAVVVLLFIAVLKQFGILEPMSMEDSSDSELELSAVRHQPERLDQLQAQTKFTKKELQSLYRGFKNECPTGLVDEDTFKLIYSQFFPQGDATTYAHFLFNAFDADGNGAIHFEDFVVGLSILLRGTVHEKLKWAFNLYDINKDGYITKEEMLAIIKSIYDMMGRHTYPILREDAPLEHVERFFRKMDRNQDGVVTIDEFLETCQKDKDIMSSMQLFENVI; translated from the exons ATGGGCATCCAGGGCATGGAGTTGTGCGCCATGGCCGTGGTGGTGCTGCTGTTCATCGCCGTCCTCAAGCAGTTCGGCATCCTGGAGCCCATGTCCATGGAAG ACAGCAGCGACAGTGAGCTGGAGCTGTCCGCAGTACGCCACCAGCCGGAGAGGCTGGACCAGCTGCAGGCACAGACCAAGTTCACCAAGAAGGAGCTGCAGTCCCTCTACAGGGGCTTCAAGAAC GAGTGCCCCACGGGCCTGGTGGATGAAGATACGTTCAAACTCATTTACTCACAGTTCTTTCCTCAGGGAG ATGCCACCACCTACGCGCACTTCCTCTTCAACGCCTTCGACGCAGATGGGAATGGGGCCATCCACTTTGAG GACTTTGTGGTCGGCCTCTCCATCCTCCTGCGAGGAACAGTCCACGAGAAACTCAAGTGGGCCTTTAACCTCTACGACATTAACAAGGATGGTTACATCACCAAAGAG GAGATGCTGGCCATCATAAAGTCCATCTATGACATGATGGGCCGCCACACCTACCCCATCCTGCGGGAGGACGCGCCCCTGGAGCACGTGGAGAGGTTCTTCCGG AAAATGGACCGGAATCAGGACGGGGTGGTGACCATTGATGAGTTCCTGGAAACCTGTCAGAAG GACAAGGACATCATGAGCTCCATGCAGCTATTCGAGAACGTCATCTAG